A genomic segment from Pyrodictium occultum encodes:
- the leuD gene encoding 3-isopropylmalate dehydratase small subunit (catalyzes the isomerization between 2-isopropylmalate and 3-isopropylmalate in leucine biosynthesis) — protein sequence MPQEAGLVRGRALVVGDNVDTDTIIPARYLHSTDPRELARHVFEDAPGIRARLDGLEKPVVIVAGRGFGYGSSREHAVLALKAAGVAAVVAESFHRIFYRNALNNGLPVVEASLRGSTRDGSLVEIDLETGEIRVDGRLAARARPLPPMLRRLLAAGGLREELRRLAAGSG from the coding sequence TTGCCCCAGGAGGCAGGCCTGGTGAGGGGGCGTGCGCTTGTAGTGGGGGACAACGTGGACACCGACACGATCATACCGGCCCGCTACCTGCACTCCACTGACCCCCGGGAGCTTGCCCGCCACGTGTTCGAGGACGCCCCTGGCATCCGGGCTAGGCTCGACGGGCTCGAGAAGCCGGTGGTGATCGTGGCGGGCCGGGGCTTCGGCTACGGGAGCAGCAGGGAGCACGCGGTGCTCGCGCTCAAGGCGGCCGGGGTGGCGGCGGTGGTGGCCGAGAGCTTCCACAGGATATTCTACCGGAACGCGCTGAACAACGGGCTCCCCGTGGTGGAGGCGAGCCTCCGCGGCTCGACGCGGGACGGCTCGCTGGTCGAGATAGACCTGGAGACCGGCGAGATAAGGGTGGACGGCCGCCTAGCCGCCAGGGCCAGGCCGCTGCCCCCCATGCTCCGCAGGCTGCTCGCCGCGGGCGGGCTGAGGGAGGAGCTGCGCCGCCTGGCGGCCGGCAGCGGCTAG
- a CDS encoding coenzyme F420-0:L-glutamate ligase produces the protein MPRAVLCGLPLPEVEPGDDLAALIAGAAERECGGLRAGDVVAVASKVLSKSLGLLYRLDKVEPSPRARRIAERAGLDPRYVEILLRESGEVLAAIPFKRLVEEGVVAWETLARSREKLFRALDQFPTIFLTKRDGMLWTDSGIDGSNHPPGVYSVPPRDLDGHARRLSEQLSRAAGGPVAVVICDTEVMPGGALDIARGAYGFPVLMRRFGDPDRYGKPKFGGADNLANAVCASASLLAGQHAEGIPAVILRGLRYEWSTAGVRDALGKTRAAAAVRATLWHTARVLGLRSLLRLLRGA, from the coding sequence TTGCCGCGGGCCGTTCTCTGCGGGCTTCCCCTCCCCGAGGTTGAGCCGGGCGACGACCTGGCAGCCCTCATAGCCGGGGCGGCCGAGCGCGAGTGCGGCGGCCTCAGGGCAGGCGACGTGGTGGCTGTGGCGAGTAAGGTGTTGTCGAAGAGCCTTGGCCTCCTCTACCGCCTCGACAAGGTGGAGCCGAGCCCTAGGGCGCGCAGGATAGCCGAGAGGGCCGGTCTCGACCCGAGATACGTCGAGATCCTGCTAAGGGAGAGCGGCGAGGTGCTAGCAGCCATCCCGTTCAAGAGGCTGGTAGAGGAGGGCGTGGTCGCCTGGGAGACCCTGGCGAGGAGCAGGGAGAAGCTGTTCAGGGCGCTGGACCAGTTCCCTACAATCTTCCTCACCAAGAGGGATGGGATGCTCTGGACCGACTCGGGGATAGACGGGTCAAACCACCCCCCGGGCGTCTACAGCGTACCGCCCCGCGACCTCGACGGCCATGCTAGGAGGCTGTCGGAGCAGCTGAGTAGAGCGGCCGGCGGCCCGGTGGCGGTGGTTATCTGCGACACAGAGGTCATGCCCGGCGGTGCTCTCGACATAGCCCGGGGCGCCTACGGCTTCCCGGTTCTCATGAGGAGGTTTGGCGACCCCGATAGGTATGGTAAGCCGAAGTTCGGGGGCGCGGATAACCTCGCTAACGCTGTCTGCGCCTCGGCCAGTCTCCTGGCGGGCCAGCACGCCGAGGGCATACCCGCTGTCATCCTAAGGGGGCTACGCTACGAATGGTCCACCGCCGGCGTGAGGGATGCACTGGGGAAGACCCGTGCCGCGGCCGCTGTCAGGGCCACGCTCTGGCATACCGCGAGGGTGCTCGGGCTCCGCAGCCTCCTGCGCCTCCTCCGGGGAGCCTAG
- a CDS encoding NAD(P)-dependent malic enzyme, giving the protein MSGERVDWYTISRRLHRLYEGKIEVIPKVPAERQEDYAIWYTPGVAGPAREDAEDPEQTFHNTWRWNTVAVVSDGTRVLGLGSIGPEGALPVMEGKALLFKALGGVDAIPLVHRARDPGKFLELLELVEPSFGGVNLEDIESPKCFYILEEARRRLDIPVWHDDQQGTATVTLAGLINAAKLTGRSLREMRIVLVGVGAANVALYRLLRAYGVPAGNIVAVDSRGVLHPERSDIEELRKKNPWKYRIAIETGGGWRGLRGGGIPEALEGADAVVAASRPGPGVLKPEWIRRMNRDPIVFAEANPVPEIWPWEAKSAGARVVATGRSDLPNQVNNSLAFPSIFRGVLDVRARTITDEMAIAAAEELARFAEERGLREDYIIPSMEEWEVFPRVAAAAAAKAVEQGVARLRLSYEEELERASSIIKATLEKMRLLREAGLIRPLPEDVERAIRGLGRRERG; this is encoded by the coding sequence TTGAGCGGGGAGAGGGTAGACTGGTACACTATATCCCGCAGGCTGCATAGGCTCTACGAGGGGAAGATAGAGGTCATACCCAAGGTGCCGGCCGAGAGGCAGGAGGACTACGCCATCTGGTACACCCCCGGTGTGGCCGGCCCTGCGCGGGAGGACGCCGAGGACCCGGAGCAGACCTTCCACAACACCTGGCGCTGGAACACGGTGGCTGTTGTGAGCGATGGCACCAGGGTGCTGGGCCTCGGCAGCATCGGGCCCGAGGGAGCGCTCCCCGTCATGGAGGGGAAGGCTCTCCTCTTCAAGGCGCTCGGGGGAGTCGACGCCATCCCCCTAGTCCACCGGGCCAGGGATCCTGGGAAGTTCCTCGAGCTGCTCGAGCTCGTCGAGCCGAGCTTCGGCGGGGTGAACCTCGAGGATATCGAGAGCCCCAAGTGCTTCTACATCCTGGAGGAGGCGAGGAGGAGGCTGGACATCCCCGTCTGGCACGACGACCAGCAGGGCACCGCCACAGTCACGCTCGCGGGGCTGATAAACGCGGCCAAGCTGACGGGGCGGAGCCTCAGGGAGATGAGGATAGTCCTGGTCGGCGTTGGCGCCGCCAACGTGGCCCTCTACCGGCTGCTGAGAGCCTACGGGGTGCCCGCAGGCAACATAGTTGCAGTCGACTCGCGGGGGGTGCTCCACCCGGAGAGGAGTGATATCGAGGAGCTGAGGAAGAAGAACCCGTGGAAGTACAGGATAGCCATCGAGACCGGCGGCGGGTGGCGCGGGCTCCGCGGGGGAGGGATACCCGAGGCCCTCGAGGGCGCCGACGCCGTGGTCGCTGCCTCCAGGCCCGGCCCCGGGGTGCTGAAACCGGAGTGGATAAGGAGGATGAACCGGGACCCCATAGTCTTCGCCGAGGCCAACCCAGTGCCGGAGATCTGGCCCTGGGAGGCCAAGAGCGCTGGAGCGAGGGTGGTAGCCACGGGGAGGAGCGACCTGCCCAACCAGGTTAACAACAGCCTAGCCTTCCCCTCGATCTTCCGGGGGGTGCTGGACGTCAGGGCCCGCACGATAACGGATGAGATGGCTATCGCGGCGGCGGAGGAGCTGGCAAGGTTCGCCGAGGAGCGGGGGCTCCGCGAGGACTACATAATACCGAGCATGGAGGAGTGGGAGGTCTTCCCGAGAGTGGCGGCCGCCGCGGCGGCGAAGGCGGTGGAGCAGGGGGTTGCGAGGCTACGGCTGAGCTACGAGGAGGAGCTGGAGAGGGCCAGCAGCATAATTAAGGCGACGCTGGAGAAGATGAGGCTGCTCCGCGAGGCTGGGCTGATCAGGCCGCTGCCGGAGGACGTGGAGAGGGCTATAAGAGGGCTTGGAAGGAGGGAGCGGGGCTAG